The region cacctgagagagagagaaatccctgCCCTACTCCCCTGAGAGTCACAGGGAGACCTGACCCAGctcacctgagagagagagagaaatccctgCCCTGCTCCCCTGAGACCCTGACCCAGctcacctgagagagagagagaaatccctgCCCTGCTCCCCCGAGAGTCACAGGGAGACCTGACCCAGctcacctgagagagagagagatccctgccctgctcccctgagaagaggaagagaagcctAACCCGGCTCCCCTGAGACCCTGctcacctgagagagagagagaaatccctgCCCTGCTCCCCTGAGACCCTGACCCAGctcacctgagagagagagagaaatccctgCCCTGCTCCCCCGAGAGTCACAGGGAGACCTGACCCAGctcacctgagagagagagagaaatccctgCCCTGCTCCCCTGAGAGTCACAGGGAGACCTGACCCAGctcacctgagagagagagagaaatccctgCCCTGCTCCCCTGAGACCCTGACCCAGctcacctgagagagagagagaaatccctgCCCTGCTCCCTGAGAGTCACAGGGAGACCTGACCCAGctcacctgagagagagagaaatccctgCCCTGCTCCCCTGAGAGTCAcagggagacaaaacccagctcacctgagagagagagaaatccctgCCCTGCTCCCCTGAGTCACAGGGAGACCTGACCCAGctcacctgagagagagagagaaatccctgCCCTGCTCCCCTGAGAGTCACAGGGAGACCTGACCCAGctcacctgagagagagagagaaatccctgCCCTGCTCCCCTGAGAGTCACAGGGAGACCTGACCCAGCtcatcctgagagagagagagagaaatccctgCCCTGCTCCCCTGAGAGTCACAGGGAGACCTGACCCAGctcacctgagagagagagagaaatccctgCCCCCGCTCAGGGGCAGACAGACCCAAGTCAGGGGCTTTTATTGCAGGCTCAGGGCCCTTCACTCCATATTTTAACcccttcttactttttttttttttttacaaaactccATTAACAAACCATCGCCCTTTATTAGTAAAGAGACCGCTGGAGGGAGCTGAAGGAGCTACAGAAGAGGGAGGCAAGGTAGCCTGAGGGGTGGCCAGAAGTGAGAGCTAGGAGGGCGATACTCACCGCACTTGATCTTATCCTCGTAGGCATAGAAGCGGTAGGTCTGGATGGTGGGATTACAGCCCCTCATTATTGCCTCATTATAGCAGCAATCGTGCTCATGGCAGCACCTGATCAATCAGAAGGAAACAGGGGAATCAGCCAAGGGGGGACCCTGACCTCATCTTCCTACTGGAATCCACCTCTTAgaaattacattttgttttcatgtttaaTTATTGCCCTCCCTGCCTGCCCTGTGGCTGCCCTCCAAGCTTTACCCACCTGTCTATGGGATCCAGCACCATGCCCTGTGTGTTGGGCCCGCAGTGACAGCCGTAGTTGGTGAAGTTTGCCAGGCTGTAAGGGAAGGTGGTCAGCCGGATCATCTCGTCAAACTGTGCCGTCGTGCAGGCCCCAAAGGCGACCACTGAAACAGAAAGCAGGACCCTGAGGAGCACGGCTGGGCCTGGGGAGGGACCCGGGACTGAGGGGGTCACAGTCCTGGGGGGGTGCAGAACCAGGGGCATGTGGCAGATATGAGGGAAAAGgaataaaacaggaaacagagccGGAAGCATCCAGAGCCCGAGGGTGCTCTCCTGGACTCTCAGCCGTGCACGTGCGGCCCAGCTGTAATGAGGGGTGAAGCACCCTGCGGGCACGCTGAACCCCTGCGTCCCCCCGGCAGGGGATATAAAACAGGCCTCACAGGAGGTGCCGAGGTCCACTGGGGCATGGCTTCTTCTCCCTTCACCTTCTCGGGTGCTGGAATGAGCTGCATCCCTGCTTCTGCTGCATTAAGCTCTTTGAATAAAAGGCCCTGCATGAAATCGATATTCTCCCTAGCTGCTTCTTAATTTCTCCCACCCATGGGGCATCTTAGCTTTGCTAACCTTCAGAGGGGACAGCCCTGGTGTCGCACACAGGACAGAGGCGCCTTAGAGATCAAGCAAGGGGCCGAGCCTTCGAGGAGACGAGCCCGTGTCATCACATGCATTCACTTTCCTACAATCCCTGGGGGATGGAGGGGGTCATTATTCACTGCAGGCTGCCCGCTTCCCTGGCTGGCTCCGTTTTAAGCTGCTCTGGTGCATGTGAAGATGGGGAACACTCACCCCCGGCCAGGAGCGGTGCAAAGAGGAGGCAATGTCCCATCCTTGCTCTGGAGCGGAAGAGGTCGGCACGGGTTTCTGCCTCTCGGCCTGTGCGCTGCCCCTCCTTATATACTCTCCCTCGCCAGGCCTTGTGCCCACTTCCTTATAATTACCCACCCAGGCCAGAGACTATAATTGCAGGACTCAAAATGAGAAAGCAGAAATCATTATTTAATTGCAGTGTTTAAGTCTGAAAGTCACAAAAGCAGAATCCCTGGAGGCCGGCCAGCTAAGCTCAGTGGCCGTGCCGGGAAGGGTCTGAGGGTTTCATAGTCACTGCACAATGGCGGCACCTAGTGGCCACCCCCGGCAGAGGCTATAAAACAGGGCCAAGTTaagaatgaaggctcctggctcCGACTGAGCTGAAAGTGCAAAGGTCCAAGAGGAAACTGAGAGGGGGTGAAAAAGACGAATCTTATGGAAGCATGGAGGGGTGAGACGGGGTTAAAGCTCCTTTCTGTGCGAATGAAAAGTTAGGGGTTACTTAGGTGCCCCTCCTCAACCTCTCCTACCCTCTCCCCTGCAATCACTGTAAGGGCAAAGGAGCAGCAACGTCAGTAAACGTCTGCCCGCCTAGGACTGGATTTATGGCAGCGAATCCCCTGAGCCCCATCGCCCCCGCACCTGCTGCCGCCCCCACCACCTTCTCAGAGCAGGGGGACCAAGCCTGCCGTCGCAGCAGGATCCTGGCGCACGTGCATTCCAATGCACTCTGGGACTTGTAGTCCTGCAGGCTTGCAGTGGCCGGGGCACAAGGAAGGTTTTGAATAAAACTGCCCCACCGTGCATGAGGACCTGAAACAGGTCTGCACTGTCGTTTTTAAAGGGCAGGAAAATCACAACCAcgtttgtttcttttcatttcccatccaaaATGGCAAAATATCACCTGGTTTGCATTCCTAGCGCAGGCTGTGACACAGAAAGAGCAGAATGAATGCAGGCTCCCGCGGTTTCATTTCCACTGCTGCAGGGCTGGAGATCGCGGCTCCTTCTCGGGTGATGCACTAAGAtgcgcacagccacctctcctgggcgtccaAAGCGATATGTAAAGGAGCTGCTGCCTTACAGAGGACGCGTTAGGGAAGGATTTGCGTCCCTGGTGCATCGGGGGTCCAGGAGAAGCGGCTGTGCACCCACTACAAGCATCCTTTTATCCTCCCTCACCTGATTT is a window of Rhinatrema bivittatum chromosome 15, aRhiBiv1.1, whole genome shotgun sequence DNA encoding:
- the LOC115077086 gene encoding phospholipase A2 homolog otoconin-22-like yields the protein MGHCLLFAPLLAGVVAFGACTTAQFDEMIRLTTFPYSLANFTNYGCHCGPNTQGMVLDPIDRCCHEHDCCYNEAIMRGCNPTIQTYRFYAYEDKIKCVKSRNRCEKLVCECDEEAADCFRKRIENYNLHFLNFTATPACRGPRPFC